In Salvelinus alpinus chromosome 22, SLU_Salpinus.1, whole genome shotgun sequence, one genomic interval encodes:
- the brca2 gene encoding breast cancer type 2 susceptibility protein isoform X1 yields the protein MDIRRNMFDAFKDQIWEELGPLNPNWFEELTAEASSWDRGDTEKENPSTAISCGQDGSFKTPLGKCPLDGDMFSTPKIFRQRRPQSPETLTEDALFSPDQGTSATEKMDTSPCLFGKSIDSETPSKSYRTRLHGDSFGLLDTPKPSMQAHSAKRISESLGAQLDPDMSWTSSLNTPVMSPTIILTKSEEHRTMCPVRIATEEQVMFVRKLFPSAMESGSTMLSPEQNDRPLCQHNGPDSHLPGVIDISPGFQDTLPGDSGSHWKQTLPDAIEDGEIRSTVAGVLDGAEDVLSIFFSNRSLALQRVKTKERIKRKQSGATKEHVPTSTMEHDKVSSERAGEYQHTRETSEPLESRTDMKSGDLATSQWTPINVPDISGYDMDSFHHEGSSSTNHIIPQDGISETFRDFTGSQQPDGGFSKQTVQVESALSRRTLPYTSQPEGSQLTGSVVESALQHTFPRKTRTFVYCVKNPLLSVQEKYVTQMLPASPGTAPRGENQNIKQSETIPNEAEFNHLNKTALDGKKPLVQQKSATEENIVSQAPTKDPDLDMSQLCRVFAQDFSQVVDYSQPCSKRADAIKNGFSASACLLAMRLRNRKQLNKLEWGQKPEHLNSGISDEMHISGSQFSNSANTSRMKSTLCDSGFPPSTLSDVTQTESSHVHPSSEKSYGNQSSRGFETGNNWIISLPPEAIKKAKASLDDLTEENMTDVVTAASEVKAVLSCVTGSQLSTEVKFISPLNIAKRSKQTSVKLNGQVHVQTPRSVNVSVSSHPGSGFKMASNKKIHFFSANLEKDKDLFKEIEDEIPAVNIPEISLPEEGNMSCGLELVDGSHLPPLLYTHQRSVDSQGPLTASQRADVSELCSLLEAADSQFEFTQFKPAKLNFYVPDGSPPRQSEKELGPDFLTGIDFNDSFNSDVEKQSVKMATPDKNTTISHCKEICQVTTTKIKSSGASSNSTEKPKEHVIHRRVLYIPSYSSENIAEGSFGLLTKTTNKNHLLDMDTNTSGMECESKDLPKLGVGFKTAGGNAMIVSEKCLSKARALFADFEEKNCAPKCAVKNPEQVETSPVQYRGEVDTNVDSNVTHFHGPEKKVDLKEPRDEYIDKIKVDFTHSHKHGDGGFQTASGKGVTISAKALQKANAVFKDCDAMEGAGCASEKLSKTSVVSETGSNNFERNNCGFSTARGKRVDVSAKSLLKARTLLNDCDELENSKPGKILSLNAKIPSQNIPQKSDCDFKKLSSKAASISAKIPFTAETPFDGGTSHDVLGAKSKMLEPENSQTHAKDPLKNGCGFSTASGKRVSVSEGALLKAQALLSECHVDGEELSKPKKKITVDLHTIQNPTQKHSGFKTATVSEVTVSPKVHNQAKAVFNNCDSNMDSLISAEAKQGNIDVKSADGLMNNPGKSYCAFMTAGGKNVHVSEKGILKAKSILNENLDNCTDSNAIEEAWFSDGRFSLLTEDGTGVKKGAGNKSNSSDLNGDEKSCDFSTAGGRTVHMSDGALQKAKSILNECDVIENPQPENGHKVHLEKIPTKETHEISHGSTASGKGVFISEKALQEACDDTLASDTDPHKRSEANRPLKVPTPHINVQRVPVKAVRLEDREVIQTIVGMACQSSSVECQAESSLLHFESLGFSGCSVTQRRYFAQEAMDCTKALLEDEDLTDHCPGTPIQANPMSCKRGFEMRSGIVKRSAEDLGMTDQPPLKRRLLTKFDRTVDCSRRSELTPAKSSSDGIFKDRRVFKYNVALQPNVTRPYRANQRCVDTRLNKTEPQKTTSDPTAEDRKPVSSKTAVFVPPFRRNVKLEPQRSSGLQDKTRAPGVFVSPFRKDNRVTREGSFKPSEDNHSPFISEMPSKTTSVPLPEYNPITDTGSDNAKESIKEQDPQNIDKTDLGDDGGHCLPVTLGGEDATAEESIAGQLAPDGTLLDVVYDAECLQLARDMQDMRIKKKKRQTIRPLPGSLYLAKTSGVARLTLREAVGGRHPVQHTHKQLYGYGVHRHVLDISSESAEAFRFVCRHFFRREAFVEGCIQLADGGWLIPRNDGTAGKHEFHRALCDSPGVDPKLISEAWVFNNYRWVVWKQACMERAFPAVMGSLCLTPEQVLLQLKYRYDLEVDNSKRSALRKIMERDDTAVKTMVLCVCGVVTKGHNSTRQSWSETKTKTPPGSAAGSKATSSPVGLIWLTDGWYAIKAQLDVPLTAMLHRGRLAIGGKVLVHGAELVGSQDACSPLEAPDSLMLKIGANGTRVARWYTRLGFYSNPSPFLLPLSSLYSNGGPVGCVDIVVLRSYPTQWMEKKSDGGFAFRAGRAEEREARRHGDAKHKAMEILFAKIQAQFEKEDVTKPFPPTEHDPTVCGKPRGRRRTLRGRDIETLLDGEELYDAVENDPVYLEGRLSEQQREALNSYRRCVGERRQAALQERFRQALESTQEGEGGSCHNRDVTPIWKLSVADSRAKPGSNAVYLLNIWRPSMDLQSLLKEGCRYKAYKLSTSEGKKRAGNTSIQLTATKKTQFQNLQASAGWLSERFQAREAVGFRVLLNRDLKPLCGEVDLVGYVISITDRQGHSPVVYLVDGWLDFVKVRCCSSLVQQGLEEVVKPLALVALSNLQLRAHPSSPTPIRSAIPGLYAGELVSFSTNPKEPHLQEAATQLRTLVQGQEHFFRTAEERLSNLVQGSAQCRLPLPWTPGWKADAKPDARTTMTPQQSVRSVGPFTPLNRVVPPPACSSGGDNKDPKSLKRKRCLEYLCRVPSPPPLCPLGTMTLPSPSVNKTFNTPRRTETHRILKTPLAPTPQHVHLPQEDEWVEDEELVMIDTQALHDGIGIDT from the exons ATGGACATAAGGAGAAACATGTTTGATGCTTTCAAGGATCAAATATGGGAAG AGTTGGGACCTCTGAACCCAAACTGGTTTGAGGAACTCACTGCTGAAGCTTCCAGTTGGGATCGGGgtgatacagagaaagagaatcCCAGCACTGCAATATCTTGTGGACAAGATGGCAGTTTCAAAACACCATTGGGGAAATGTCCCCTTGATGGTGATATGTTCTCTACCCCGAAGATTTTCAGGCAGAGAAGACCACAGTCTCCTGAGACATTGACAGAAGATGCACTTTTTTCCCCTGATCAAG GAACCTCTGCAACAGAAAAAATGGACACAAGCCCATGTTTATTTGGAAAATCAATAGACAG CGAGACCCCCAGTAAATCCTATAGAACAAGGCTGCATGGAGACAGTTTTG GGCTGCTTGACACACCGAAACCCTCTATG CAGGCACACTCTGCCAAACGTATATCTGAAAGTCTTGGTGCACAGTTAGACCCTGATATGTCCTGGACCAGTTCTCTCAATACACCTGTCATGTCGCCCACCATCATTTTGA CTAAAAGTGAGGAGCATAGGACTATGTGCCCAGTAAGAATTGCTACCGAAGAGCAGGTTATG TTTGTGCGAAAGCTTTTCCCCTCGGCCATGGAGTCTGGAAGCACAATGCTGTCACCAGAACAGAATGATAGACCTCTCTGTCAACACAATG GACCGGATTCCCACTTGCCTGGTGTGATTGACATCTCCCCTGGCTTTCAAGACACGCTACCTGGTGACAGTGGCAGCCATTGGAAACAGACTTTACCAGACGCTATTGAGGACGGAGAAATCCGCAGCACTGTGGCCGGTGTCCTAGATGGAGCTGAGGATGTCCTCTCCATATTCTTCAGCAACAGAAGTTTGGCTTTACAAAGGGTGAAGACCAAAGAGAGAATCAAAAGGAAGCAAAGTGGCGCAACTAAGGAACACGTACCTACTTCTACAATGGAACATGACAAAGTATCCAGTGAGAGAGCAGGAGAATACCAACACACTAGGGAAACCTCTGAGCCTCTTGAGTCCAGGACTGACATGAAGTCTGGGGATTTGGCGACTTCTCAGTGGACTCCAATAAATGTACCTGATATTTCAGGCTATGATATGGATTCATTTCACCATGAGGGGTCTTCCTCTACTAATCACATAATTCCACAAGATGGCATAAGTGAAACATTCCGTGACTTCACTGGGAGCCAGCAGCCGGATGGCGGTTTCTCTAAGCAGACTGTCCAGGTGGAGTCTGCCCTTTCCAGAAGAACATTACCATACACCAGCCAGCCAGAGGGATCTCAATTGACAGGGTCTGTAGTCGAAAGCGCTCTGCAACACACCTTTCCcaggaaaacaaggacatttgtttACTGTGTCAAAAATCCACTTCTGTCAGTGCAAGAAAAATATGTTACTCAGATGTTACCTGCATCACCTGGAACTGCTCCCAGAG GTGAAAATCAGAACATAAAACAAAGTGAAACCATACCAAATGAAGCGGAGTTTAATCATCTTAACAAAACTGCCTTGGATGGGAAAAAGCCGCTAGTTCAGCAGAAAAGTGCAACTGAAGAAAATATTGTTTCACAAGCACCGACCAAAGACCCTGATCTTGATATGTCACAGCTTTGCAGGGTATTTGCGCAAGATTTTAGCCAAGTAGTTGACTACAGTCAACCATGCAGCAAAAGAGCAGATGCTATTAAAAATGGCTTCTCTGCATCAGCTTGTCTCTTAGCAATGAGACTAAGGAACAGAAAACAGTTGAATAAACTAGAATGGGGCCAGAAACCTGAACATCTTAACTCTGGCATCAGTGATGAAATGCATATTTCTGGTTCTCAGTTTAGCAACTCTGCAAACACGTCTAGAATGAAGAGTACATTGTGTGATAGCGGCTTCCCCCCCTCCACCCTTTCTGATGTCACACAAACAGAATCATCCCATGTTCACCCTAGCTCTGAAAAAAGTTATGGAAATCAGTCATCTAGAGGGTTTGAAACGGGTAACAACTGGATTATCTCTTTGCCTCCAGAAGCAATAAAGAAAGCAAAAGCATCATTGGATGACTTAACTGAGGAAAATATGACTGATGTTGTTACTGCTGCCAGTGAAGTGaaagctgtgttgtcatgtgtgaCAGGAAGCCAACTGTCCACAGAAGTGAAGTTCATTAGTCCACTCAACATTGCCAAAAGGTCAAAGCAAACCAGCGTAAAATTGAATGGTCAAGTTCATGTTCAGACCCCTCGGAGCGTCAATGTTTCGGTTTCCTCACACCCTGGGTCTGGTTTCAAAATGGCCTCCAATaagaagatacattttttttcaGCAAATCTGGAGAAAGACAAGGATCTGTTTAAGGAGATTGAGGATGAAATACCTGCAGTCAATATTCCTGAGATAAGCCTTCCTGAGGAAGGTAACATGTCATGTGGATTGGAGCTTGTTGATGGATCTCATTTACCACCTCTACTCTATACACACCAGAGGTCTGTTGATAGCCAAGGTCCGTTGACAGCCTCACAGAGAGCTGATGTTTCAGAATTGTGCAGTCTCTTAGAAGCTGCAGACAGCCAATTTGAGTTCACACAGTTTAAACCAGCAAAGCTGAACTTCTATGTACCAGATGGTAGCCCCCCTCGTCAATCTGAGAAAGAATTGGGTCCCGACTTTCTCACTGGCATAGATTTCAATGACAGTTTCAACTCTGATGTTGAGAAGCAATCTGTGAAGATGGCCACCCCTGACAAAAATACAACTATTTCTCATTGCAAGGAAATTTGCCAAGTAACAAccaccaaaattaaatctagtgGGGCATCCAGCAATTCAACAGAGAAACCCAAAGAACATGTTATCCACAGAAGAGTACTTTACATTCCCAGTTATAGCTCTGAAAACATAGCTGAGGGTTCCTTTGGTTTGTTGACAAAAACCACAAACAAGAACCATCTACTCGATATGGATACGAACACCAGTGGAATGGAGTGTGAAAGCAAAGATCTCCCCAAGTTGGGTGTGGGTTTTAAAACTGCTGGCGGAAATGCTATGATAGTTTCAGAGAAGTGTCTGAGCAAAGCAAGGGCCTTGTTTGCAGATTTTGAGGAAAAAAACTGTGCACCCAAGTGTGCAGTAAAGAATCCGGAACAAGTTGAAACGTCACCTGTTCAATATAGAGGCGAAGTTGATACAAATGTTGATTCAAATGTGACACATTTTCATGGCCCTGAAAAGAAAGTAGATCTGAAGGAACCACGTGATGAATACATTGACAAGATTAAAGTGGACTTTACACATTCTCACAAACATGGGGATGGTGGATTCCAGACAGCCAGTGGTAAAGGAGTGACCATCTCGGCAAAGGCCCTTCAAAAAGCAAATGCAGTCTTCAAAGACTGTGACGCTATGGAAGGTGCAGGTTGTGCATCAGAAAAGCTGAGCAAAACAAGTGTTGTATCAGAGACTGGCAGTAATAATTTTGAGAGAAACAATTGTGGCTTCAGCACTGCTCGAGGGAAGAGAGTTGATGTTTCTGCAAAATCTCTACTGAAGGCAAGGACTCTCCTGAATGACTGTGATGAATTGGAAAATTCTAAGCCAGGGAAAATCCTCAGCTTGAATGCAAAGATACCAAGTCAGAATATTCCGCAGAAAAGTGACTGTGATTTTAAGAAACTCAGTAGTAAAGCAGCCTCCATATCAGCAAAGATCCCTTTTACAGCAGAAACTCCATTTGATGGTGGCACGTCACATGATGTTCTAGGGGCAAAGAGCAAAATGCTCGAACCAGAGAATTCTCAAACCCATGCCAAAGATCCTTTGAAAAATGGATGTGGGTTCAGTACTGCCAGTGGTAAAAGAGTGTCTGTGTCCGAAGGGGCACTGTTGAAAGCACAGGCTCTTTTGAGTGAATGTCATGTAGATGGAGAGGAACTTTCTAAACCAAAGAAAAAAATCACAGTAGATCTTCATACCATTCAGAATCCAACACAGAAGCACAGTGGATTTAAGACTGCAACTGTCTCAGAAGTTACCGTATCACCTAAGGTCCATAATCAAGCAAAGGCTGTTTTCAACAACTGCGATTCCAATATGGACAGCTTAATCAGTGCTGAAGCAAAGCAAGGGAATATAGACGTAAAGTCGGCGGATGGTCTGATGAACAATCCAGGGAAAAGCTATTGTGCCTTCATGACAGCTGGTGGAAAGAATGTGCATGTATCTGAAAAGGGTATTTTGAAGGCGAAGAGCATTCTGAATGAAAACCTTGATAACTGCACAGACTCAAATGCCATTGAGGAGGCTTGGTTTTCAGATGGTAGATTTTCGTTACTCACTGAAGATGGTACAGGTGTCAAAAAAGGAGCAGGGAACAAATCAAATTCTTCTGACCTCAACGGTGATGAAAAGAGCTGTGATTTCAGCACTGCCGGTGGCAGGACTGTGCATATGTCCGATGGAGCACTCCAGAAAGCAAAGTCTATTCTGAACGAATGTGATGTAATTGAAAATCCACAACCTGAGAATGGCCACAAAGTGCATCTGGAAAAGATTCCAACAAAGGAAACGCATGAAATCTCTCATGGTAGCACAGCCAGTGGGAAAGGGGTGTTTATTTCAGAGAAGGCACTTCAAGAAGCATGTGATGATACCCTTGCCAGTGATACTGACCCTCACAAAAGATCTGAAGCAAATAGGCCACTGAAGGTCCCTACTCCCCATATTAATGTTCAGCGTGTGCCGGTCAAAGCAGTCCGACTGGAGGACCGCGAAGTGATCCAGACCATTGTTGGAATGGCATGTCAGTCTTCATCTGTGGAATGTCAAGCGGAGTCTtccttgttacattttgaatcccTTGGATTCAGTGGCTGCTCTGTGACTCAGAGGAGGTACTTTGCCCAGGAGGCCATGGATTGTACCAAGGCTCTTTTAGAGGACGAAGACTTGACCGATCATTGTCCTGGAACACCAATCCAAGCTAACCCCATGTCCTGCAAGAGGGGTTTTGAGATGAGAAGTGGAATTGTGAAAAGGTCGGCAGAGGATTTAGGGATGACAG ACCAGCCTCCTCTGAAAAGAAGACTCTTGACCAAATTCGACAGAACTGTGGATTGTAGTAGACGGTCAGAACTCACTCCAGCTAAAAGCAGTTCAGATG GTATATTTAAAGACAGGAGAGTCTTCAAATATAATGTGGCTCTTCAACCTAATGTCACCAGGCCATATCG CGCTAACCAGAGATGTGTAGACACAAGGCTGAATAAGACCGAGCCACAGAAGACAACGTCAGATCCAACCGCCGAAGACCGTAAACCAGTTAGCTCCAAGACAGCTGTATTTGTCCCCCCATTCCGGAGGAATGTCAAGCTTGAGCCACAGAGGAGCAGTGGTCTTCAGGACAAGACTAGAGCACCTGGTGTGTTTGTTTCCCCGTTTCGAAAAGACAACCGCGTAACCAGGGAGGGTTCCTTTAAGCCTTCAGAAGATAATCATTCTCCCTTCATCTCTGAAATGCCTTCCAAGACCACATCTGTTCCACTTCCTGAGTACAACCCCATCACTGACACTGGTAGTGATAACGCAAAGGAGTCCATTAAGGAACAGGACCCACAAAATATTGACAAAACGGACCTAGGCGATGATGGTGGCCATTGCCTTCCTGTCACCCTAGGAGGAGAGGATGCCACTGCAGAGGAGTCTATTGCAGGTCAGCTAGCCCCTGACGGTACCCTTCTAGACGTTGTTTATG atgcAGAGTGCTTGCAGCTGGCCCGAGACATGCAGGACATGAGAATCAAGAAGAAGAAGCGGCAGACCATTAGACCTCTCCCTGGCAGCCTGTACCTGGCCAAGACATCTGGGGTGGCCAGGCTGACCCTCAGGGAGGCTGTTGGAGGTCGGCACccggtacaacacacacacaaacag CTGTATGGCTACGGAGTGCACCGGCATGTTTTGGATATCAGCAGTGAGAGTGCCGAGGCGTTCCGCTTTGTCTGCCGACACTTCTTCAGACGCGAGGCGTTTGTAGAGGGGTGCATTCAGCTGGCCGACGGGGGTTGGCTCATCCCTCGCAACGATGGAACCGCAGGGAAACATGAGTTCCACAG AGCGTTGTGTGACAGCCCTGGCGTGGACCCCAAGCTGATCAGTGAGGCCTGGGTGTTCAACAACTACCGCTGGGTGGTGTGGAAACAGGCCTGCATGGAGAGGGCATTCCCAGCAGTGATGGGCAGCCTCTGTCTCACACCAGAACAGGTGCTCCTACAACTGAAATACAG gtACGACTTGGAGGTGGACAACAGCAAGAGGTCCGCTCTAAGGAAGATCATGGAGAGAGACGACACGGCagtcaagaccatggtgctttGTGTATGTGGTGTTGTCACCAAAGGCCATAACTCAACAAG GCAGAGCTGGAGTGAGACCAAGACCAAAACACCACCCGGGAGCGCCGCAGGGTCTAAAGCGACGTCGTCCCCAGTAGGCTTGATCTGGCTGACGGATGGCTGGTACGCCATCAAGGCCCAGCTGGACGTCCCACTGACCGCCATGCTCCACCGGGGCCGCCTGGCGATTGGGGGGAAGGTGCTGGTCCACGGGGCCGAGCTGGTGGGATCTCAGGATGCCTGCTCCCCACTAGAGGCTCCCGACTCCCTCATGCTGAAG ATTGGGGCCAATGGCACCAGAGTGGCGCGTTGGTACACCAGGCTAGGGTTCTACAGCAACCCTAGTccgttcctcctccccctctcctccctctacagcAACGGAGGCCCCGTGGGCTGTGTGGACATTGTGGTGCTGAGGAGCTACCCTACCCAG tGGATGGAGAAGAAGTCGGACGGAGGGTTTGCGTTCCGCGCAGGCcgtgcagaggagagggaggcgcGGCGTCACGGAGACGCCAAACACAAAGCCATGGAGATCCTGTTCGCCAAGATCCAGGCCCAGTTTGAGAAGGAGGACG TTACAAAACCTTTTCcgcctactgaacatgacccaacAGTTTGCGGTAAACCCAGAGGCCGGAGACGGACCCTGCGTGGTCGTGACATTGAGACACTGCTGGACGGGGAGGAGCTGTACGACGCGGTGGAGAATGACCCAGTTTATCTGGAG GGCCGTCTGAGTGAGCAGCAACGGGAGGCGTTGAACAGCTATAGGCGTTGTGTCGGTGAGAGGAGGCAAGCGGCACTGCAGGAGCGGTTCCGCCAGGCTCTGGAAAGCACCCAGGAGGGCGAGGGCGGGAGCTGTCACAACCGAGACGTGACCCCCATCTGGAAGCTCAGCGTCGCTGACTCCAGGGCCAAGCCGGGCAGCAATG CAGTGTACCTGTTGAATATCTGGCGCCCCTCCATGGATCTGCAGTCCTTGCTGAAGGAGGGCTGTCGATACAAGGCCTACAAACTATCCACGTCGGAGGGCAAGAAACGAGCCGGTAACACCTCCATTCAGCTCACCGCCACCAAGAAAACCCAGTTCCAGAATTTACAG GCTTCTGCAGGGTGGTTGTCTGAGCGTTTCCAAGCCCGAGAGGCGGTTGGCTTTCGCGTTCTCCTGAACCGGGACTTAAAGCCGCTCTGTGGAGAGGTGGATCTGGTAGGCTACGTCATCTCCATCACAGACCGACAAG GTCACTCTCCAGTGGTGTATCTAGTGGATGGCTGGCTGGACTTTGTCAAGGTGCGCTGCTGCAGCAGTCTGGTCCAGCAGGGCTTGGAGGAGGTGGTCAAGCCTCTGGCTCTGGTGGCTCTCAGTAACCTTCAGCTCAGAgcccatccctcctcccccacccctATCCGCAGCGCCATCCCTGGCCTATACGCTGGAGAACTGGTCTCGTTTTCCACCAACCCCAAGGAGCCACATCTACAGGAGGCTGCCACTCAACTCAGAACCCTTGTCCAG GGCCAGGAACACTTCTTCAGGACTGCAGAGGAGAGGTTATCTAACTTAGTCCAGGGGTCTGCCCAGTGTCGTCTTCCGCTGCCATGGACTCCAGGCTGGAAAGCAGATGCCAAACCAGATGCCAGGACTACT ATGACACCCCAGCAGTCAGTTCGAAGCGTTGGCCCCTTCACCCCCCTGAACAGGGTCGTCCCCCCACCCGCCTGCTCCTCCGGGGGGGACAACAAAGACCCCAAGAGCCTGAAAAGAAAGAGGTGCCTGGAGTACCTATGTCgtgtcccctctccccctccactctGCCCCTTGGGCACCATGACCTTACCCTCGCCGTCCGTCAACAAGACCTTCAACACACCTCGCAGGACCGAGACCCACCGGATCCTAAAGACACCTCTGGCCCCCACTCCACAGCATGTCCACCTGCCCCAAGAGGATGAGTGGGTGGAGGATGAAGAGCTGGTCATGATTGACACTCAGGCCCTACACGATGGCATAGGGATAGACACGTGA